Proteins encoded within one genomic window of Alosa alosa isolate M-15738 ecotype Scorff River chromosome 24, AALO_Geno_1.1, whole genome shotgun sequence:
- the znf219 gene encoding LOW QUALITY PROTEIN: zinc finger protein 219 (The sequence of the model RefSeq protein was modified relative to this genomic sequence to represent the inferred CDS: inserted 1 base in 1 codon; deleted 2 bases in 1 codon; substituted 1 base at 1 genomic stop codon) has translation MDSPPECVLALSCEPPLSPPAMPSLDHSPLAHEESSHXSSTAPAHPSPKGWLSLALPLPPQPPAGPGWPGQREGNPRTKGGGGLDEEEEEEEEEEEMSAPPSPTPAVALFPGEGASAVAGPPPPRESPPGTPPSVSSVARGRVAGDGPTGWRRRRPAGGAPEGGAAAPRPVKLDLQLFRRDGAVTSTAAVPSATPGGAALRFPCGVCGKRFRFQSILSLHARAHRLDRQRRATVLYHAGRDACKPTAGQDKPAQGGWWRPGCAVDQSLKQTLDGHLDGSLDGRSPDACLDISLDISPDRRRNRRKRTMDRKLEPRLDHRVTSPEPSLELSPVETIHHEDSLQTAFSPHFLSDPFQNPSLTPPPTKEAPITAAFTPLLPSHLEDPAQMTMAATAAAATAAATSFRCNECKGKFRTASELARHTRILHNPYKCTLCPFSASQEERLAAHLLDSHPAPSTKPRDHHVAQPTPRTTSTLPFSPQQTRENPTPPNTPVAITALNASPNAGTKASAKASANVSAVISQGSGAAPLPAFRCETCGQRFTQSWFLKGHMRKHKDSLDHKCQVCGRGFKEPWFLKNHMKVHLNKLGLKAGLAGLGLGPTPGVADGPTGKSSGGGGGNRGRNQSLSALYSSLLLARTGGGGGTFGGGAGGGAGSGSRAERELAAAVAAAAAGSGSGKASLLSYLGLPGAEGASCVERLQAVAQVAEMGNGERRERERERERERERAREERGGPEATHGTGGDAADQAVMWQLVARSLAAAQHSHQQQQQQQQKSRSRPHQPHQPLPQPRGSVAGEAEQLRAYLGGLGGPGTTTGGSAGRERDDHSHISAGSGSSGLGASEASLGGPWECPDCGKLFRSLQQVVAHARVHLQRPHKGHRREDDGTLHGGGGGGGGEEXGGVRRGGSNSSGGGSTNSSSEKRTEPKLSQSRTGMAGGFHSLLSPFSGENGLQGAAAGSSLASRERVRGKGMKDCPYCGKAFRSSHHLKVHLRVHTGERPYKCPHCDYAGTQSGSLKYHLQRHHREQQRNALASSSPGLPTSPLVPPPRTSEASNSPKQRLAQSFAQLGAFGRSGAAAAAAVAATTTTTDAPTATSRHSQAWARGSQEAKGRKGSAAAAAAATAAALRESDLESQYYFLSGVVGAFYQGGMPEAGWAGELGGSGGGPPPAKVPKVSRRKPLTTSRMVPANGHGGGGGGGGGGGGGGMALSSSSSPSPPPRGRTLEGGFEPLDLSSRRSAPEFGGGVLEMDGGERRRRRREASGGERGRGGGGGAGGGEGEGGAVTLSQCLFCPFRTSSAELMAMHLQVNHTSKSRRKRSPPLALSATAPATSPAPPSATSSAPATVSESDPLALWRYISGQDEVPSVPAFRGDQAYFSTRARPRENGMSLEEEEEEEEDEEEEEEDEEQEEESLLQREVDEDGDLVSDAYEPPVGSTLREKEEDREMDEEEEEEEEEEEEEEEDEENERKGRDERSERMERLEALRKALSGRSPGSRAEASPRREEGLVGD, from the exons ATGGATTCGCCTCCGGAGTGTGTGCTGGCTCTGTCCTGTgagccccccctctctcctccggCGATGCCCTCCCTGGACCACAGCCCGCTAGCCCATGAAGAGTCCAGCCACTGATCCTCCACCGCCCCAGCCCACCCAAGCCCCAAGGGCTGGCTCTCTCTCGCCCTTCCCTTGCCTCCGCAACCACCAGCTGGGCCTGGCTGGCCCGGTCAGCGGGAAGGCAACCCGAGGACGAAAGGTGGTGGGGGGCtggacgaggaggaagaggaagaggaggaggaagaggagatgtCCGCGCCACCTTCTCCCACGCCGGCTGTGGCGCTGTTCCCCGGGGAGGGGGCCAGTGCGGTCGCAGGGCCCCCCCCACCGAGGGAGTCCCCCCCGGGCACTCCGCCATCCGTTTCCTCCGTGGCCCGAGGCCGTGTGGCTGGAGATGGCCCTACCGGCTGGCGTCGCCGGCGGCCGGCGGGGGGGGCTCCCGAGGGAGGGGCAGCGGCGCCCCGCCCGGTGAAGCTTGACCTGCAGCTGTTCCGTCGGGACGGCGCGGTGACGTCTACTGCGGCAGTGCCCTCCGCAACGCCAGGGGGCGCCGCGCTGCGCTTCCCGTGCGGCGTGTGCGGCAAGCGCTTCCGTTTCCAGAGCATCCTGTCGCTGCACGCCCGCGCCCACCGACTGGACCGCCAGCGCCGGGCCACCGTGCTCTACCATGCCGGACGAGACGCCTGCAAGCCGACCGCCGGGCAGGACAAACCCGCCCAAGGCGGG TGGTGGCGGCCGGGGTGTGCCGTGGATCAAAGTCTCAAGCAGACTCTGGATGGACATCTAGATGGAAGTCTAGATGGACGAAGCCCTGATGCTTGTCTGGACATCAGTCTGGACATCAGTCCAGACCGAAGGAGGAACAGAAGGAAAAGAACTATGGATCGAAAACTAGAGCCACGTCTGGACCACAGAGTGACCAGTCCAGAACCGAGTTTGGAGTTGAGCCCAGTCGAGACAATCCACCATGAAGATTCCCTCCAGACTGCCTTCAgccctcacttcctgtctgaccCCTTTCAGAACCCCTCCCTAACCCCTCCCCCGACCAAAGAGGCACCAATCACAGCTGCCTTCACCCCGTTGCTCCCCTCCCACTTGGAAGACCCCGCCCAGATGACAATGGCCGCCACTGCTGCCGCGGCAACAGCAGCCGCCACTTCCTTCCGTTGCAACGAGTGCAAAGGAAAGTTCCGCACAGCGTCCGAGCTGGCGCGTCACACGCGCATCCTGCACAACCCCTACAAGTGCACGCTGTGCCCCTTCTCTGCCAGCCAGGAGGAGCGCCTTGCCGCCCATCTCCTGGACAGCCACCCGGCTCCCTCCACCAAACCACGCGACCACCATGTGGCCCAACCTACGCCAAGGACAACATCAACGCTCCCCTTCTCCCCCCAG caGACTCGAGAGAATCCCACCCCGCCCAACACGCCTGTCGCCATCACGGCTCTCAACGCCAGTCCCAACGCTGGCACCAAGGCCAGTGCCAAGGCTAGTGCCAACGTCAGTGCTGTCATCTCCCAGGGCAGTGGGGCTGCCCCGCTGCCCGCCTTCCGGTGCGAGACGTGCGGTCAGCGCTTCACACAGTCCTGGTTCCTGAAGGGTCACATGCGCAAGCACAAGGACTCGTTGGATCACAAGTGCCAGGTGTGCGGCCGCGGCTTCAAAGAGCCTTGGTTCCTCAAGAACCACATGAAGGTGCATCTCAACAAGCTGGGCCTGAAGGCCGGCCTAGCCGGGCTGGGCCTCGGACCCACGCCGGGGGTGGCCGATGGGCCGACAGGCAAGTCCtccggtgggggtggggggaacaGGGGCAGGAATCAGTCCCTGAGCGCCCTCTACTCCAGCCTCCTGCTGGCTCGCACCGGTGGAGGGGGTGGCACTTTTGGAGgtggagcaggtggtggagcagGGTCTGGAAGCCGGGCAGAACGCGAGCTGGCTGCGGCTGTGGCGGCGGCCGCCGCCGGTTCCGGCTCTGGCAAGGCCTCCCTCCTGAGCTACCTGGGCCTGCCGGGGGCCGAGGGCGCCAGCTGTGTGGAGAGGCTGCAGGCCGTGGCCCAGGTGGCCGAGATGGGCAACGGCGAGCGCCGCGAGAGGGAGCGCgagcgggagagagaaagagagagggcccGGGAAGAGCGCGGAGGCCCCGAGGCGACCCATGGCACCGGCGGCGACGCAGCAGACCAGGCGGTCATGTGGCAACTGGTGGCCCGAAGCCTGGcggcagcacagcacagccaccagcagcagcagcagcagcagcagaagtcCCGGTCCAGACCCCACCAGCCCCACCAGCCGCTCCCCCAGCCCAGAGGCTCCGTGGCCGGGGAGGCTGAGCAGCTGCGGGCCTACCTGGGGGGCCTGGGAGGCCCCGGGACCACCACGGGCGgcagtgctgggagggagagggaCGACCACAGCCACATCTCGGCCGGCTCCGGCTCTTCCGGCCTGGGCGCGTCCGAGGCCTCGCTGGGCGGCCCCTGGGAGTGCCCCGACTGCGGGAAGCTGTTCCGCAGCCTACAGCAGGTGGTGGCCCACGCCCGCGTCCACCTGCAGAGGCCCCACAAGGGCCACCGGCGGGAGGATGACGGCACTCtccacggaggaggaggaggaggaggaggggagg agggtggtGTGCGGAGAGGAGGGAGTAACAGCAGCGGTGGCGGCAGCACCAACAGTAGCAGTGAGAAGCGGACGGAGCCCAAGCTGAGCCAGAGCAGAACCGGGATGGCAGGAGGGTTCCATTCCCTCTTATCGCCTTTCTCCG GTGAAAACGGTCTACAGGGAGCAGCAGCAGGAAGTTCCCTGGCCTCAAGAGAACGTGTGCGGGGCAAGGGCATGAAAGACTGCCCCTACTGCGGTAAAGCCTTCCGCTCCTCACACCACCTCAAAGTCCACCTCCGCGTCCACACAG GCGAGCGTCCGTACAAGTGCCCCCACTGCGACTACGCCGGGACCCAGTCCGGCTCGCTCAAGTACCATCTGCAGCGTCACCACCGGGAGCAGCAACGGAACGCCCTGGCGTCGTCCTCGCCGGGACTGCCCACCTCGCCACTTGTGCCACCACCGCGCACCAGCGAGGCCTCGAACTCGCCCAAGCAGCGTCTGGCCCAGTCCTTCGCCCAGCTGGGCGCGTTCGGGAGGTCcggcgcagcagcagcagcagcagtagcagcaaccACGACGACCACCGATGCTCCGACGGCCACCTCCAGGCACAGCCAGGCCTGGGCACGAGGGAGCCAGGAAGCGAAGGGTCGGAAAGGgtcagcagcggcagcagcagcagctactGCTGCCGCTTTGAGAGAGAGTGACCTGGAGAGCCAATACTACTTCCTGTCCGGTGTGGTGGGGGCGTTCTACCAGGGCGGGATGCCCGAGGCCGGCTGGGCGGGCGAACTGGGTGGCAGCGGCGGTGGGCCCCCGCCAGCCAAGGTGCCCAAGGTGTCGCGCCGCAAGCCACTCACGACCAGCCGCATGGTGCCCGCCAATGggcacggaggaggaggaggaggaggaggaggtggaggaggaggtgggatgGCACTGTCGTCCtcgtcctctccctctccgccGCCACGTGGCCGCACGCTGGAGGGGGGCTTCGAGCCGCTGGACCTGTCATCTCGACGGAGCGCTCCCGAGTTTGGCGGAGGAGTGCTGGAGATGGACGGAGGTgaacggaggaggaggaggagggaggcatcgggaggagagagaggacgaggaggaggaggaggagcaggaggaggagaaggagagggaggtgcCGTGACACTCTCCCAGTGTCTCTTCTGTCCGTTCCGAACCTCCTCCGCCGAGCTGATGGCCATGCACCTGCAGGTCAACCACACCAGCAAGTCCCGACGCAAGCGCAGCCCCCCACTGGCACTGTCCGCCACTGCCCCTGCCACCTCCCCTGCCCCTCCCTCCGCCACCTCCAGCGCGCCCGCCACGGTCTCCGAATCCGACCCGCTGGCTCTCTGGAGGTACATCAGCGGGCAGGACGAGGTGCCATCTGTGCCCGCCTTTCGGGGAGATCAGGCATACTTCAGCACCAGGGCACGGCCAAGGGAGAATGGCATGagcctggaggaggaggaggaggaggaggaggacgaggaggaagaggaggaggacgaggagcaggaggaagagagtcTTCTCCAGCGCGAGGTGGATGAAGACGGAGATTTGGTGAGTGACGCGTACGAGCCTCCGGTTGGTTCAACTCTCCGCgagaaagaggaagacagagagatggatgaagaagaagaagaagaggaggaggaagaagaagaggaggaggaggatgaagagaacgagagaaaggggagggatgagaggagcgagagaatggagagactgGAGGCTCTCCGCAAGGCTCTCTCTGGGCGTTCTCCAGGGAGCAGGGCTGAGGCCTCACCCAGGAGGGAAGAGGGTTTGGTGGGGGACTGA